The following are encoded in a window of Lagenorhynchus albirostris chromosome 3, mLagAlb1.1, whole genome shotgun sequence genomic DNA:
- the LPAR2 gene encoding lysophosphatidic acid receptor 2, with amino-acid sequence MVTMGQCYYNETIGFFYNNSGKELSSHWRPKDVVVVALGLTVSVLVLLTNLLVIAAIASNRRFHQPIYYLLGNLAAADLFAGVAYLFLMFHTGPRTARLSLQGWFLRQGLLDTSLTASVATLLAIAVERHRSVMAVQLHSRLPRGRVIMLIVGVWVAALGLGLLPAHSWHCLCALDRCSRMAPLLSRSYLAVWALSSLLVFLLMVAVYTRIFFYVRRRVQRMAEHVSCHPHYRETTLSLVKTVVIILGAFVVCWTPGQVVLLLDGLGCKSCNVLAVEKYFLLLAEANSLVNAVVYSCRDAEMRRTFRHLLCCLCLRRSTHKSVRYTPSTQTGPSTRIMLPENGHSLMDSTL; translated from the exons ATGGTCACCATGGGTCAGTGCTACTACAATGAGACCATCGGCTTCTTCTACAACAACAGCGGCAAGGAGCTCAGCTCCCACTGGCGGCCCAAAGATGTGGTTGTGGTGGCACTGGGGCTGACTGTCAGCGTGCTGGTGCTGCTGACCAACCTGCTGGTCATCGCGGCCATCGCCTCCAACCGTCGCTTCCACCAGCCCATTTACTACCTGCTTGGCAACCTGGCCGCAGCTGACCTCTTTGCCGGTGTAGCCTACCTCTTCCTCATGTTCCACACAGGCCCGCGCACAGCCCGGCTCTCACTTCAGGGCTGGTTCTTGCGGCAGGGCCTGTTGGACACGAGCTTGACGGCGTCCGTGGCCACACTCCTGGCCATCGCCGTGGAGCGGCACCGCAGTGTGATGGCTGTGCAGCTGCACAGCCGCCTGCCCCGAGGCCGGGTCATCATGCTCATCGTGGGCGTGTGGGTGGCCgcgctgggcctggggctgctgccCGCCCACTCCTGGCACTGCCTCTGCGCCCTGGACCGCTGCTCGCGCATGGCCCCCCTGCTCAGCCGCTCCTACCTGGCCGTCTGGGCCCTGTCCAGCCTGCTCGTCTTCCTGCTCATGGTGGCTGTCTACACTCGCATTTTCTTCTATGTGAGGCGGCGGGTGCAGCGCATGGCAGAGCATGTCAGCTGCCACCCCCACTACCGTGAAACCACGCTCAGCCTGGTCAAGACTGTTGTCATCATCCTGG GGGCGTTTGTGGTCTGCTGGACACCGGGCCAGGTGGTGCTGCTTCTGGATGGTCTGGGCTGCAAGTCCTGCAACGTCCTGGCTGTGGAGAAATATTTCCTACTCTTAGCCGAGGCCAACTCGCTGGTCAACGCCGTGGTGTACTCATGCCGAGATGCTGAGATGCGCCGCACCTTCCGCCACCTCCTCTGCTGTCTGTGCCTTCGCCGGTCCACCCACAAGTCTGTTCGCTACACACCCTCCACCCAGACAGGCCCTAGCACTCGCATCATGCTTCCTGAGAATGGCCATTCCCTGATGGACTCCACCCTTTAG